The segment TGATCAAGCTTACTAGAAGCATTATTCCGACACAAAATCGATCCAACTCTGGATAATGACACATTAAATCTTTTTGAAAGAAGACTACTCGTTTTCCCTTGATCGCTTTGTATCAATAGACGAACATCTCTTAGTCGATAGAGTTCCTCGATTCCAATGTGGAATCGCTGACTGATTTCTTGGCCAGTCTATCCAGCTTCGAATGATTTTTCGATTTCCCGATTACGGATATCAATGACTGCTCGTTGACTGATCATTAATTCTTGTGCTACAGCTTTTGTTGTTTTGCTTTCTTCAAGTAAACTTAGCATCTTCGCTTTGCGTTCCTCTAATTGATCCAAGAGATTTTTGTTCGCGGAAGACAACTCTTTTGTCTTACTATTTGATTCTAGCGAACGTTGCTTGATCAAAAATACTTGTTCCATTGATAAATTGAAATCTCTGGCAATTTCTTCAGGATGTTGTTCTTTCAATCGTTCGATAATCTGTTCATTTCTGATTGAACAAATTTTATTGACTGATAACTGTGAATCTTTTGCTACTTCTGTTAAACTCGATCCTTTTATTGCGAATCTGCAAGATTTGTTTTTCACTCATCTGAAATTCAGCTGCTAATGCTGCTATCTCTCCATTTTTTGCTAATGCGGTATAAATATAATCATTTCGATACTTACGAACTTGTGAGACTGTCAATTTCAACCGATAGGCAATTTTTTTTTGGCTTTTTTGCCCGATAATCTCTTGGATTGCCAGCTTTTTCTTGGTTGTATAGAGGCGCTCTCTGCTGATTTGATACTTGTTCATGATGTCTTTTTCCAACTGACCTGATATTAACTCACGATAAATGGCTTGA is part of the Enterococcus mundtii genome and harbors:
- a CDS encoding helix-turn-helix domain-containing protein, coding for MKEQHPEEIARDFNLSMEQVFLIKQRSLESNSKTKELSSANKNLLDQLEERKAKMLSLLEESKTTKAVAQELMISQRAVIDIRNREIEKSFEAG